CGCCCAACCATTCTTTGTCAATATATTTTTGTAGGTCGCCTTACAAAGTACACGGATATATTGGAAATTGTTACTACATGTGTGCAAGTGTGCATTTTAACTTACAAGGGTAggaagtttttaattattttctgcttttccccatGAAAATGTTTGTGAACAAAATACTCCACTGTCAATGGTAGTTTCTTATTTCAGCTGAGGTTCTTGAGTTATATAAACCCATCAACGaatctttttttctcataatgGGGATGCTAGGGACTGCACTGCAGTGTGGTTTACAGTGAGAGAGATCACAAAGGGAAGTTGCAAGGCAGTTAGCGACTGTGGAGAGCGAAGGGGAATAGTAGAAGCCATTGTAACTTAGGAAAGGGTTCCAATGTAAATGACTGTCTTACAGCCTGGTGGCTCTGCTCACCATTTCCAAAGGAAGGACCATCCTGCTGCTTTATTGCTGGCAACAAGTAGGCCAATGCCACTGAATTTCCTAAACATCCAAAGGTTTCTCAGCAGCAGTGCGGGAGATAAAGTATGAAAACCTTCAAGGTTCCTCTGTTCTGCTTTCCAGTGTTTGGGAGTGTTGCTTTAGAATTGCCAGACCCGAAAGTTGTTGGGACAGCAAAACACTGTCGGCTCCTTCCTTTCAACAATGCTGCGGCTTCACTTCTGTACTCGCTCCCTAGAAGGACCAACAGTTATTGTGCCATGTCGTGTCCCCTCCTCGCTGCGGGGAGTCGGCGGAGCATGCGGCAAAGGCGACCTCTCCTTCCTCTGACTCCATTGCGGTGGGCCAGGTGGAGGGGGAGAAACAGATCGCCAGGGGTAGCCTGCCCCGGTAGGAGCTGTTTGCAGATggggtgctgggaagggatgggagCTGCGCGTCACAGGAGGGTGGTGAGAGCCTGGGCCAGGGTTGAGCTTTTGTTGCAgcagaggaagagcggcagcggGCTGCTGTGTCGGTCACTGCACGCTGTGCAAGAGGCAGGCCAGGGCCTTGCCTGTGCGTTTGCCTGGGTGCGCtctcctgcaggcagctgcccggagcaggggcagagcagacGACCAAGCGGAGATGGAGAAGCAGGGCTCGAGCCGTGCAGTAACGGAGCTGCGGGAGAGACCGCGCTGCCGCCAGGCGGCGCCGTGTGGAGGCCGAGCTCCTCGGCGCGCTGGCTGCGCGTGCCCGCCGGGGGGCGTCCTCGCCCCCCCCAGCGGGGCGCCGCGCGGTGCGGTGCGGCCGCGTGCCTCGGGGCAGAGCCGGCCGTGGCGGGCGTGGCCGGGCGGATATAACGGGGCAGCGCACGGCCCGCCCCCGGTGCCCCTGGGCAGCGTTGCCGGTCCTTCTCCGCTCCGCCAGGTAACGGCGGCGCTGCGCCCCCTGCCCCGGGTCCCTCCCGGCCCGGGGCGCGCTAACGGCGAACCGTTCGTTCCAGGTCCGCAGCCGCCGCGAGGATGAGCACGAGCTTCTTCCAGATCCTGAAAACGAAGAAAGAAGTAAGTGCGCCCGCGGCGCCGGCTGCGAGACCGTCCCTCCGGCGAGCCGCGGCCGCCCGACCGCCGGCGCCTGGCGGGGGAAGCGCCGGGCTGGCGTGCGCGCTCCGACGCTGAGGCGGCGCGCGCGGCGGTGCGGGAGCAACGTGCGCGAGGGGCGATCGCCGTCTGCGGCGCGAGGCCCTGCGCGCGGGGCTGAGGCGCCGCTCCCCCTTTGATCTCTTCCAGCTCATTCCCCTGGTGGGGGTCGTGTCCTTCGCAGCGGTCGGCGCGCTCGCCTTTTCTGCCTATTCCCTCTTCAGCAAGTCCGATGTGATGTAAGCAAAATGCTCCCTGCTCGAGCGCACCCTCGCCGCCTTCGCTCCGCGGACGCGTTTGACCATCGCGTTTTGCACCACCAGCAACAAAAAAATTGCCACGTGGGTGTTCCAGGCTGCTGGTAACGACTAAGATATCTGCAGACTGCAAACaccaaagaaattaattaatttggaGCGTCGTCCAAGTTATTTCCTAACTTTTTGATTTAGTGGATTATAATTTTTTCTTGGCTTTAGGTCTACTAGGTTTTAAATGTTCTTACAAAGAATTTCAAGTAATCAGATAGGTAGATGACATGCAGATATGTTGCAGCCAGAGTATTGACTCGTATATGAAGAGCAGCATTTGATAATAGGAACTTACAATAAGTTAATATTTTAATGGCTTCACTAGTAATTGGAGCTAAGTCCTCTACTCTTTAAGCTTTTcagaatttttatatttatttaaagtgATTGGAATAGACATTGTAGCTGTCAGGGTAAGAATCCTCTTACTTTTTCTCCGTGTCTCTTCAGTTTTGATATTTCAGCTTGCTCCCCTTACGATAACACATTATACTTGAACAATGTGGGCTTGTTCGGTGCTTTGGAAGCTGCAAATAAAGTAAGCCATCATTGATTCCTACTAAGAATTTAAAACAGAAGTGCCCAAACCCGTAAACTTGTGTTTCAGGGAACTACTTACTTATGTGAATACTTTACTGACAATAGACTGCTCATATAAGAAAAATGTATGCAAGGTCACACCCTGAAACATAGTACCTgtttttctttatcttcttttaaaGCATTAACAAGAGTGGCAATCCAGAACCGTGGGAAACTATTGATCCTACCCAGCCTCAGAAGGTAATTTGTACAAGTAATATAGTCAGTACAAATAGTATATATTTCCAATACAATTGTTAACTTTATTTAAGTGTGTAAGAACTAGCAAAATACTAATGAGGAAAAACGTAAAGCTGACAAACATCTATTTTGAAGTAGAACTACTTAATTCATTATTTTATGTAAACTATCTTCCTTGTGTTACTTAATGATAGGGATTCAGCTATCACATTCTAGGTCTGACTCTGAATTTATGGCGTACTTCTCGTtggtgtgtcccatcccccacaACATCCATTTACTCAATTCCATTGAGAACAGTGGAAATTCGGACTATAGAGGAAATGCTGTTTACCCTTCACTCGTTCCTGAATTACAAAATTGACTAAGAATGTTTTTGAGTACTGcagcctgaaggaaaaaaaaaaatcttagtttaGTAGAGCATCTAgggtaaggaaaaataaaattattttacatcATTACTTATTTAATATCCAAGTTATTTTGTTGAATTATTAAATATGTCATCTGTTGCTACTTTTGCTTACTTCTGAAAGGACGATGTAAAGCTGCTAGAAATCCTTCTTCACCAATGAGTTGATGTGTGATACGGGGAGGGGTGGGAGTGGAGTAAATGCTTACTGGGGTTTTGctaatttcttttgtattttcctttgaaTTTCTTCTAGCTATTAACAATCCATCAGAAATGGAAACCTATAGAAGAGCTGGAAAATGTCAGAAAGCTTACGAAGTGACAAGTTTCTGTTGCCTCAAAAAGGTACCCTATGAATCTAGTGGAATCACTTCTGCACAAACTTGACTACTGAAATCAGTGTGCGGAAATGCTTCTGCTACATTTTTAGGGTCTCCCTACATTTTTTGGACTCTGGATGAGAAGTTTCATGTTGCCTTAGAAGTTGGCATACAACATCCACACAGTCCAAAAATCTGTCTCAAATACTCATTTTCATTAGACATTTGACGTCAAATGTTGAATATTCATATGGTAATTATAGATGGAAGACGACTTCACACTTTTTGTAGAACTTTGTTTTTCTCAAAATACATCAATTTtgtaattttatatattttaataaaatctattttacatttttacaacATTCCATAGATGGAGATTATCGAAAAGACCTTCTAAATTTGAATTCCTGGTCTGTTACCTCTCTACACTGTGTTTCAATGCTGTGTGCAAACCAAATAGTCATTGTAGCCAGAGGATGTCTGTGTATGGCAACATACATGGTCGTAAAGCATACTTGCATTCTTAGATGTGACAACAATTTAAGTCAAAACTAATGTTCTGCTGGTAATACTAAAACTTACAGATGCTCTCACTTTAACCCACTGAGGAGTCCAGTAGGTTATTTAAGGGTATATTTGAGACTGCAGGATTAGAACACAAGAATTAAGCATGGCTACAAGGAAATTGGAAATGagataatttctgttttatttaaatattgttcATGTTTAAATTTAGAAAAAGTTACTAGAATTAGGAAACTTACATTATCCAAAACTAACAACGTGATgctaatttcttctttttgtgcaaGGTAGTTCATGTGCACGCTCAAATGTACTGCTCAGTtaacaatatttttaaacatgtctAGAGACATGCTATTAGGGACATCTGctttaagaaagagaaaataacagattAAAATCAGAAATGACTCTATGAAGAGACAGTTACTCTTTTAGCACCTGTGTTTTCTTATGGATTAGCTGTGCAAAGAATGTAATGGACAGACCCCCAGTAAATTAACGAGGCAATATACGCATCCAGTGGTAGAACGGTCTTTTGTGGATATTTTCTGTATGTGTCCCCTTCCAAGCAGCTTCACAACATATTATAGTTTCTTTTACAATGGATGTTCAGAATGCATATTGCTTtctgtgagaaagaaaacaaaagtgaagCAACTGCTAACCGGAAAAAGTCCCCATAATTGAGTAAGAGTGAAGTACTTTAGGTTGCTGCAGCAAAGACAAAACCTAAGTTAGTAAAGTTGTCTCCTGAATTTTAAGGTAGCTTGGCTTCAGAAGCTTTAAGTTTTCTTCAGATTTAttgatgctgagaaaaaaaaaacatattttatcctATGCTTGTGTGCAGATGCAGCTTGAATATTTGTTTATCAAGTAAGGATGACTCAGCAGCATTTATCTTTAAGAGTGAGAGGAACTACAAGGTTTCAGGGTACGTTcttagctttcattttaaagaaagacaTTACAAGATGATTCGATAGCATATAACCACAAAAATCCAGTACtctgagaaattaaaatttttaagtattttgatagaaaaatatttcaaatattttctgtaggTTATTCTGTATTTCCATATTTTTACTGGACTgtatcaaacaaaacaaaagtgctATGCTTGAGATGATGCATGAATTAAATTAGTTTGTTCTTCAGTAAATCGCTTGTATGGTCTCTAAATTCTGTGTACTATGACCGAAGTATCTGCCAACATTAGGTAAATAAGCATAAGTAATTTTAATGTAGTCTTTGTACTTAACTACTTTTCAGTGGTGTCTTCTAGTAGCGTATTA
Above is a window of Opisthocomus hoazin isolate bOpiHoa1 chromosome 10, bOpiHoa1.hap1, whole genome shotgun sequence DNA encoding:
- the COXFA4L3 gene encoding normal mucosa of esophagus-specific gene 1 protein, translating into MSTSFFQILKTKKELIPLVGVVSFAAVGALAFSAYSLFSKSDVIINKSGNPEPWETIDPTQPQKLLTIHQKWKPIEELENVRKLTK